DNA from Brevibacterium sp. 'Marine':
GAGATGACCGACTCTGACATCCTGCGGTGGGCACACCAGTTCCTCGACGCGATCCTGCCGGTCATCGAGTCCGAAGCCACTGAGATCAAGGAGACCGGTGCCGCGAGCAACGGTTGAGAACTCGCCGACTGTTCATCGTCGACCGTCCCACGTGCCCGTGCAGTGGCGTAGAGTGCGAAGCGCGGAGGCATCCGCAGCAAGTGCCACTCACGCAGCTGTCTACTAAGGAGTATCCCCATGGGTGTTGACGACAAGTTCGAGAACAAGGCCGAAGATCTCGGCGGTCGTGCCAAGGAGACCGTCGGTGATGTGACCGGTGATGACGAACTCAAGGCCGAAGGCGCCACCGATCAGCTCAAGGCCAAGGCCAAGGATGTCGGCGAGTCCGTCAAGGACCTCGGCGCAACGGTCAAGGACAAATTCTCGAAGTGACCGGCGAACCGGCCCTCACCGTTGTTGCGGTGAGGGTCTTTCGTGCCGGCAGGAGGATCTTTCGTGGGTGAACGTGACGAGCAGAGCTCGGTCGAACAGGGAACGGACTGGACTGGGCCGGGGCCGGGACAGGTCGAACCGCGACTGCAAGCGGTGATCGACGCGATGGCGACTCTGCGGCGACGCTGCCCCTGGTCGAGCCGGCAGGATCACCAGAGCCTGGAGAAATACGCTCGGGAGGAGACCGACGAACTCATCGACGCTCTCGAAGAATTCACGACAGAACCCACTCCTGAGAACCGGGCGGCCGTCATCGAAGAGCTCGGCGACGTGTTCTACCAGGTGCTCTTCCACTCCGCCCTGCTCGATGAGAGCAGCGGGCACGCATACGGGCACAGCCTCGGCGCCATCATCGATGGCCTCGAGGCCAAACTCATCCGTCGTCATCCCCTGGCGTTCACCGATGATTCCGGGGACGAGATGGCATCGTTGGACGAGGTCGAACGCGAGTACCGTCGGATCAAAGCAGAGGAGAAGGCCGCGGTGCGGGACGAGGGCAGAACCCCATGAGTCTGGAGAGACTCGCGATCGAAGGCACCTTCAATTTCCGTGACCTCGGAGGACCCGCCACCGAGGCAGGGGAGCATCGAGTGCGATCCGGGAAGGTGTTCCGTGCTGACGGTCTGGCGCAGCTGAGCGATCGGGGGCGTGCGGACATCGGCGGACTCGGCATCGGCACAGTCATCGATCTGCGTGATATCGGCGAGCGGGCGAAGCTGCCCGATGCGCTCGATGGACTCGACGTCCGTCTTATCGAGCTGCCTGTCTTCGACGATCATTTCTTCCCCAGCCGACCGCTGAGCAGGGAAGAGATGGAAGCCGCCGCCGAGGCGACCGGAATGGATCTGCGCGACCGGAGCCTCGGCCGCATCTACGAACTCATGATCGTCCACTTCGGCCACCGACTGGCAGCCGCCGTCGATCTGATCGCCGAACACTGCACCGAAGGCGTGGTTTTCCACTGCTCTGCCGGGAAGGATCGCACCGGCGTGATCGGAGCGTTCCTGCTCGACCTCCTCGGCGTGGGACGACAGGAGATCGTCGCCGAATACGCCATCACCTCCACCCATCTGTCCGGGGGTTTCTTGGAAGCGATCACCCGGAACTTCTCCGATGCCGGGATCTCCGGCAACCTCGCCCAGACCGCCACCGCTGCTCCTCCCGAACTCATGCACGAGGTCCTCGATCGGATCGCAGCCGAGCACGGGGCCGCCTCGGCGAAGGACGGGGGAGTGCCAGGGGGAGTCGAAGCCTATCTGCTCGCGCACGGGATGGACCCGGCGACGCCCGAACGACTGCGGCACTGCCTGCTCGAGTCCGAGTCCAACCGGGGCTCGGACCGAGGGTGAGCCCGGACGCGCGGTGCATTAAGCTGTCCTGCAGGCACATGTTCCCCATGTGAAACCGAATGCTAAGGAGTACTCAGTGGCCGAGATCGTTGCCGCAAACGCCCGTGAAATCCTGGATTCCCGGGGAAATCCCACCGTCGAGGTGGAAGTGCTGTTGGCCGATGAGTCCGTCGGTCGCGCCGGAGTTCCCTCCGGTGCCTCCACCGGTGAGTTCGAAGCCGTGGAGCTGCGCGACGGAGACCCCGAGCGCTACCTGGGCAAGGGCGTCACCCAGGCCGTCGACGGTGTCGTCGACGAAATCCATGAAGTCATCGTCGGACTCGAAAGCGACGATCAGCGTCTCGTCGACCAAGCGCTCATCGACCTCGACGGCACCGACAACAAGTCCCGCATCGGCGCGAACGCGATGCTCGGCACCTCGCTGGCCGTAGCCCGCGCAGCAGCGGTCTCGGCCGATCTGCCTCTCTACCGCTACCTGGGCGGACCGAATGCGCATGTCATGCCCGTGCCGATGATGAACATCCTCAACGGCGGATCCCATGCCGACTCGAACGTCGACATCCAGGAATTCATGATCGCCCCGATCGGCGCCGCCAGCTTCCACGAAGCGCTGCAGTGGAGCGTCGAGGTCTACCACGCGCTCAAAGGCGTGCTCAAGGAACGCGGACTCTCGACCGGGCTCGGCGACGAGGGCGGATTCGCTCCGAACCTCGACTCGAACGCCGCTGCACTCGACCTCATCATCGAGGCCATCGACATCGCCGGCCACCGTCCCGGACGCGATATCGCCGTGGCCCTCGACGTGGCGTCTTCGGAGTTCTACTCCGACGGAGCCTATGAGTTCGAAGGCGGCAAGAAGTCCGCTGAGGAGATGGCCGCCTACTACGAAGAGCTGTTGGCGAAGTACCCGCTCGTGTCGATCGAGGACCCCCTCGACGAGAACGACTGGGACGGCTGGGCGACCCTGACCGAGACGATCGGTTCGAAGGTCCAGCTCGTCGGCGACGACCTGTTCGTGACCAACCCCGAGCGTCTGCAGCGCGGAATCGACAACGCCACGGCGAACTCGCTGCTGGTCAAGGTCAACCAGATCGGCACCCTGACCGAGACCCTCGACGCTGTGTCTCTGGCTCAGACGAACGGCTACACCACGATGATCTCGCACCGTTCCGGCGAAACCGAGGACACGACGATCGCCGACCTGGCCGTGGCGACCAACGCCGGTCAGATCAAGGCCGGTGCGCCGGCCCGGTCCGAGCGCGTCGCGAAGTACAACCAGCTGCTGCGCATCGAAGAGCAGCTCGGCGATGCCGCACGCTACGCGGGCCGCAGCGCCTTCCCGCGCTTCGAAGCCTGAGGTCAGCAGGGCCCTGAACTCCCCGAGGCGGGGCCGGACGATCACATCGATCTCCGGTCCCGCCTCGGCGCTATTCACGTCGGCCTCCCCACCTCATGGTCTCCCACACCTGCCTGCCGCGATGATTCCCTGCTGCCGGTAGTCGGTTTTCGTGCCACCATCTGTCACCAGTCGTCTCAATTCCGCCCTTTGGCGGCTAACCTGCGCATTCCTCGCAAATGTCACCGGTGCACTACTCTGACGAGAGACTACGGGTGAGGGGTGGTCGAGCACCTGTAGAAGTTGCCGTCAACGGTGAGGGATGAAACTCCGCAGATCGCGCGATTCGAGACTGCGTGCTCGACGCAATGGGAGTGTGTGACAGCAGCGGTGCGGGATGCGACAT
Protein-coding regions in this window:
- a CDS encoding CsbD family protein; its protein translation is MGVDDKFENKAEDLGGRAKETVGDVTGDDELKAEGATDQLKAKAKDVGESVKDLGATVKDKFSK
- a CDS encoding MazG nucleotide pyrophosphohydrolase domain-containing protein; translated protein: MGERDEQSSVEQGTDWTGPGPGQVEPRLQAVIDAMATLRRRCPWSSRQDHQSLEKYAREETDELIDALEEFTTEPTPENRAAVIEELGDVFYQVLFHSALLDESSGHAYGHSLGAIIDGLEAKLIRRHPLAFTDDSGDEMASLDEVEREYRRIKAEEKAAVRDEGRTP
- a CDS encoding tyrosine-protein phosphatase — encoded protein: MSLERLAIEGTFNFRDLGGPATEAGEHRVRSGKVFRADGLAQLSDRGRADIGGLGIGTVIDLRDIGERAKLPDALDGLDVRLIELPVFDDHFFPSRPLSREEMEAAAEATGMDLRDRSLGRIYELMIVHFGHRLAAAVDLIAEHCTEGVVFHCSAGKDRTGVIGAFLLDLLGVGRQEIVAEYAITSTHLSGGFLEAITRNFSDAGISGNLAQTATAAPPELMHEVLDRIAAEHGAASAKDGGVPGGVEAYLLAHGMDPATPERLRHCLLESESNRGSDRG
- the eno gene encoding phosphopyruvate hydratase, with protein sequence MAEIVAANAREILDSRGNPTVEVEVLLADESVGRAGVPSGASTGEFEAVELRDGDPERYLGKGVTQAVDGVVDEIHEVIVGLESDDQRLVDQALIDLDGTDNKSRIGANAMLGTSLAVARAAAVSADLPLYRYLGGPNAHVMPVPMMNILNGGSHADSNVDIQEFMIAPIGAASFHEALQWSVEVYHALKGVLKERGLSTGLGDEGGFAPNLDSNAAALDLIIEAIDIAGHRPGRDIAVALDVASSEFYSDGAYEFEGGKKSAEEMAAYYEELLAKYPLVSIEDPLDENDWDGWATLTETIGSKVQLVGDDLFVTNPERLQRGIDNATANSLLVKVNQIGTLTETLDAVSLAQTNGYTTMISHRSGETEDTTIADLAVATNAGQIKAGAPARSERVAKYNQLLRIEEQLGDAARYAGRSAFPRFEA